The following coding sequences lie in one Ostrea edulis chromosome 8, xbOstEdul1.1, whole genome shotgun sequence genomic window:
- the LOC125661715 gene encoding uncharacterized protein LOC125661715 — translation MLQKEHCRRACDELCLEKPGRSVITHTIVEAMKETCRKLYESKYKILKLWVGRQLPKTSGPGFDTIVVVIEENTQRKEHSSLWGFYVIVVPGNECNTEANALFQYELQDPTEATVNPVNKTELSDLFNNHSNISLINLSNVKSKGFGTSSFRVTKTPTIVIYCHVKGVVPIGERMFPEKVSGFQVDVREGTCSLAVRELCMSENICADNCAKFGTLGGFVDLHNPPGKAFLTCAHVVLPTNVLQNQLASEYVRRREIIRVFDREKNEIGKITKAVFDSRQPETVSVDVALVEITGRHPSDGYFSDVYSVNQLCEAGFSVQHVPHFSNGQIEKISTSNFRKQVIKVGASSGLTIGSLRMGRSCAHIMDECDVNIDGSFNIQLFGQLEVLPRIDPTQPSDSRQPFVSDGDSGALVFAIYNDNPMVLKCIGMVVARTSYGSCLMTPIDKVLDALGLPYNCFSKFSIPTNNQDSDSESLRSMITSITQQLTAMQSTITTLTSKSESMATKSDVESLKKDLVKFNDRLTIAESKVRGGRESDETQD, via the exons ATGCTTCAAAAAGAACACTGTAGACGTGCGTGTGACGAATTATGTCTGGAAAAACCGGGCCGTAGTGTAATTACCCACACTATTGTAGAGGCCATGAAGGAAACTTGTCGCAAACTGTATGAATCAAagtataaaattttgaaactaTGGGTAGGAAGACAATTACCAAAGACATCAGGGCCAGGCTTTGATACTATCGTTGTTGTTATAGAGGAAAACACACAACGAAAAGAACATAGTTCACTTTGGGGATTCTACGTCATAGTAGTGCCAGGAAATGAATGCAATACAGAAGCAAATGCATTATTTCAATACGAATTACAAGATCCGACAGAAGCAACTGTCAATCCTGTGAATAAAACCGAATTGTCGGACTTGTTCAATAACCACAGTAACATTTCTTTGATAAATTTATCGAACGTCAAATCAAAAGGATTTGGCACGAGTTCCTTCCGAGTAACAAAAACACCAACTATTGTTATCTACTGCCATGTAAAAGGAGTGGTACCTATCGGCGAAAGAATGTTTCCAGAGAAAGTGAGTGGATTTCAAGTCGATGTTAGAGAAGGAACATGCAGCCTCGCAGTAAGAGAACTATGCATGAGTGAAAATATATGTGCTGATAACTGTGCAAAGTTTGGAACTCTCGGAGGATTTGTAGACCTGCACAATCCACCTGGTAAAGCATTTTTAACATGTGCTCATGTTGTTTTACCAACAAATGTGTTACAAAACCAATTGGCAAGCGAGTATGTTCGAAGGAGAGAAATAATACGTGTGTTTGatagagaaaaaaatgaaattggtaAAATTACCAAAGCAGTATTTGATTCACGACAACCAGAAACAGTTAGTGTTGATGTAGCCCTCGTAGAGATTACAGGTCGACACCCTAGTGATGGGTACTTCTCTGATGTTTATTCAGTAAACCAGTTATGCGAAGCTG GCTTTTCAGTGCAACATGTACCACATTTTTCGAATGGACAAATAGAGAAAATTTCTACCTCCAATTTCCGAAAGCAAGTCATAAAGGTGGGCGCCTCCAGTGGACTGACAATTGGCTCGCTAAGAATGGGCAGAAGTTGTGCCCATATTATGGATGAATGCGATGTAAACATTGATGGCTCATTTAATATTCAGTTGTTTGGACAGTTAGAAGTTTTGCCAAGGATAGATCCCACCCAACCTTCCGACTCCCGACAACCTTTTGTGAGTGATGGAGATTCCGGCGCTCTCGTATTCGCTATTTACAACGATAACCCCATGGTTCTTAAATGCATTGGAATGGTTGTTGCAAGGACATCCTATGGGTCATGCCTAATGACTCCCATAGACAAAGTACTTGATGCCCTGGGCCTTCCATATAATTGTTTTTCCAAGTTTTCAATACCAACCAACAATCAAGACTCTGATTCCGAGAGTCTTCGAAGTATGATTACGTCAATCACTCAACAACTGACGGCGATGCAATCTACAATTACAACGTTGACAAGTAAATCCGAGAGCATGGCTACCAAAAGTGACGTTGAAAGTCTAAAAAAAGACTTGGTAAAATTTAATGACAGGTTAACCATTGCTGAATCAAAAGTCAGAGGAGGGAGAGAATCTGATGAAACCCAAGATTGA